A portion of the uncultured Bacteroides sp. genome contains these proteins:
- a CDS encoding threonine-phosphate decarboxylase: MINGHGDDSFSYEREIVSNFSSNTYYGVDLSGLKAYLSQRMEVISSYPEPEPRSLEGLLAKIYDLQADEVCVTNGATEAIYLIAQAFAGCRSGILMPTFSEYADACRMHGHRISSLYDLEQWDDTLQLIWLCNPNNPTGEVHDKEKLSALIRQHPQVCFVIDQSYEDFTLQPLFTAAEAVAFPNVILLHSMTKRFSIPGLRLGYITASVDFLTNIKAQRMPWSVNALAIEAGHYLLQHTADYTLDVSAYLAETARLAAALSSLGCLDVWPTRTHYMLVRLRIGKAAALKDYLANEHGLLIRDASNFEGLNDGFFRIATQTPTENDALVRAIGQWFEEVV, encoded by the coding sequence ATGATTAACGGACACGGCGACGATTCATTCAGCTACGAACGGGAGATTGTGAGCAATTTCAGTTCTAACACTTATTATGGGGTCGATCTATCAGGTCTAAAGGCTTACTTATCCCAGCGTATGGAGGTTATTTCGTCATACCCCGAACCGGAGCCACGCTCTTTGGAAGGGTTGTTGGCAAAAATCTATGATTTACAGGCTGATGAGGTTTGTGTTACTAACGGTGCTACGGAAGCCATCTACCTCATTGCACAGGCTTTTGCCGGTTGTCGTTCGGGAATACTCATGCCTACCTTTAGCGAATATGCCGACGCATGTAGAATGCATGGTCATCGGATTTCGTCTCTCTATGATTTGGAGCAATGGGACGACACCTTGCAACTGATATGGTTGTGCAACCCAAACAATCCTACAGGAGAGGTGCACGACAAGGAGAAGCTCTCAGCATTGATTCGCCAACACCCTCAGGTCTGTTTTGTGATAGACCAGTCGTATGAGGATTTTACTCTCCAACCACTCTTCACTGCCGCCGAAGCTGTGGCTTTTCCGAATGTAATTTTGCTGCATTCCATGACTAAACGTTTCTCCATACCCGGACTGAGGTTGGGGTATATCACTGCTTCGGTTGATTTCCTTACTAATATCAAAGCGCAACGCATGCCTTGGTCTGTCAATGCTTTGGCGATAGAAGCAGGTCATTATCTGTTGCAACATACTGCTGACTATACACTGGATGTTTCTGCTTATCTGGCTGAAACAGCACGGCTTGCCGCAGCGCTTAGCTCACTGGGCTGTCTCGATGTATGGCCTACCCGTACGCACTACATGCTGGTTCGGCTACGTATAGGCAAGGCTGCTGCGCTGAAAGATTATCTAGCCAATGAACATGGCCTTTTGATACGTGATGCTTCGAACTTCGAAGGACTGAATGATGGTTTTTTCCGCATTGCCACGCAAACACCTACGGAGAATGATGCGTTGGTCAGAGCCATTGGGCAATGGTTTGAGGAAGTCGTTTGA
- a CDS encoding cobyric acid synthase, protein MIPNKRLHPIMFAGTGSDVGKSIIAAAFCRIFRQDGYQPAPFKAQNMALNSYVTPEGLEIGRAQAVQAEAAGVACHTDMNPLLLKPSSDHTSQVVLHGKPIGNRSAYEYFRKEGREELRKEVCGAFDRLAGQYNPVVMEGAGSISEINLRESDLVNLPMAMHAGADVILVADIDRGGVFASVYGSIMLQREEERKHIKGILINKFRGDIRLFEPGVKMLEELCGIPVVGVVPYYKDIHIEEEDSVALQTKNMQAEQGKVNVAVVLLRHLSNFTDFNVLERDPRVHLFYTNNTDEIMKADIILIPGSKSTLADLYELRRNGVAQAIIRAHREGATVMGICGGYQIMGQEVCDPEHVEGDIERLPGLGLLPTSTSMQGEKVTRQVTFTFRGNDTACQGYEIHMGFTSLVGDAPLSPLNTLSDGRADGYYVDAACMGTYIHGILDNAAFIDFLLQPYAARIQKTAFDYQAFKEEQYDKLADHVRKHVNLPLIYQIMQGND, encoded by the coding sequence ATGATCCCCAATAAAAGACTACATCCCATCATGTTTGCCGGTACGGGTAGCGATGTAGGCAAAAGTATTATTGCCGCTGCCTTCTGCCGCATCTTTCGTCAGGATGGCTATCAACCGGCACCGTTCAAGGCACAAAATATGGCGCTGAACTCGTATGTCACTCCTGAAGGATTGGAAATAGGACGGGCGCAGGCCGTACAGGCCGAAGCGGCAGGGGTTGCCTGCCATACAGATATGAATCCTTTGCTGTTGAAACCGTCGTCTGATCATACTTCACAAGTGGTGCTTCATGGCAAGCCCATAGGCAATCGGAGTGCTTACGAATATTTCCGAAAGGAGGGACGAGAAGAACTTCGGAAGGAAGTTTGCGGGGCTTTCGATCGTCTTGCCGGACAATATAATCCTGTAGTGATGGAGGGTGCCGGAAGTATTTCGGAAATAAATCTGCGTGAGAGTGATCTGGTAAATCTGCCGATGGCCATGCATGCCGGGGCGGATGTTATTCTGGTTGCGGATATTGATCGTGGAGGGGTATTTGCGAGTGTATATGGCTCTATCATGCTGCAACGTGAAGAGGAACGAAAACACATCAAAGGTATTCTAATCAATAAATTCAGGGGAGATATCCGTCTCTTCGAACCGGGAGTGAAGATGCTCGAAGAACTTTGTGGCATTCCGGTGGTGGGGGTTGTTCCATATTATAAGGACATTCACATTGAGGAGGAGGATTCTGTGGCGTTGCAGACTAAGAATATGCAGGCTGAGCAGGGGAAGGTGAATGTGGCCGTGGTGTTGCTGCGGCATCTGTCCAATTTCACCGACTTCAACGTATTGGAGCGCGATCCTCGCGTACATTTGTTCTACACCAACAATACGGATGAGATTATGAAAGCTGATATCATTCTGATTCCCGGTAGTAAGAGTACGTTGGCCGATTTGTATGAGTTGCGCCGCAATGGAGTAGCTCAGGCTATCATCCGGGCACATCGTGAAGGTGCTACGGTGATGGGCATCTGTGGAGGATATCAGATAATGGGGCAGGAGGTGTGTGACCCGGAACATGTGGAAGGCGATATAGAACGACTTCCGGGCCTGGGATTATTGCCTACATCTACCAGTATGCAAGGCGAAAAGGTGACACGGCAAGTAACTTTTACTTTTCGTGGCAATGACACCGCTTGTCAGGGATACGAGATTCACATGGGCTTTACTTCTCTCGTAGGGGACGCACCGCTATCACCACTCAACACATTGTCCGACGGACGTGCTGATGGTTACTATGTTGATGCCGCCTGTATGGGTACTTACATCCATGGTATACTCGATAACGCTGCATTCATCGACTTTTTGTTGCAACCTTATGCTGCCAGAATACAAAAAACGGCTTTTGATTATCAGGCTTTTAAAGAAGAACAATATGATAAATTAGCGGATCATGTGCGCAAGCATGTCAACCTGCCACTTATCTACCAAATAATGCAAGGAAATGATTAA
- a CDS encoding GNAT family N-acetyltransferase, producing MDKKIVNNLYEFWTYIGETMGLLIDTEDYRAVSVSNSDWPNRVFAVSDKADLITEIIKLSGIEALPDRITLLSPNELKNNASLELALLQKNMAIDLTTVDNDFDQDENIFQVRSRADALSFANTATTSFGYKVDAEIVFKISQDASRVRMFTYIKNQEPLGCGLVYFDSFNNAGLHMIGTVPNGRGLGIGTRMTKKLLSEAVNSKKDLAVLMASAMGEPIYNKLGFIGYGELETYKIKRECC from the coding sequence ATGGATAAGAAAATCGTAAATAACTTATATGAGTTTTGGACTTATATAGGTGAAACAATGGGATTGCTCATTGATACAGAAGATTACAGAGCTGTATCTGTTTCAAATTCAGATTGGCCCAATCGAGTATTTGCTGTTTCTGACAAAGCCGATCTGATCACTGAGATTATTAAATTAAGTGGCATTGAAGCTCTGCCGGACAGGATCACACTGCTCAGCCCGAATGAGTTGAAGAATAACGCAAGTTTGGAATTGGCTTTATTGCAAAAGAATATGGCAATAGATCTAACAACCGTGGATAATGATTTTGATCAAGATGAGAATATTTTTCAGGTTAGATCAAGAGCAGATGCTTTGAGTTTTGCTAATACGGCAACAACATCATTCGGATATAAAGTCGATGCTGAGATCGTTTTCAAAATAAGTCAGGACGCTTCAAGAGTGCGCATGTTTACTTATATAAAGAATCAGGAGCCTTTAGGTTGTGGGTTGGTCTATTTTGATTCTTTCAATAATGCAGGTCTGCACATGATTGGGACAGTTCCAAATGGCAGAGGCCTTGGAATAGGAACACGAATGACTAAAAAACTATTGTCGGAAGCTGTTAATAGTAAGAAAGATCTTGCTGTTCTTATGGCCTCTGCGATGGGAGAGCCAATCTATAATAAATTGGGATTCATTGGTTATGGAGAACTTGAAACGTATAAAATAAAAAGAGAATGCTGTTAA
- a CDS encoding Crp/Fnr family transcriptional regulator produces MTESLVEYIAHYTSLNDSEVAVLTHLVKKQHFEKNEIIFMEGKVSNEIYFVTKGCVRLFYNVEGRDRTAFFYTEGQFICAGESFTFHVPAKESYQAIEGTELYVFSKSSIDELLDISSKFELIARIAVENELIVCQNIIASFVTKSAEERYVELLETNGELFQRVPQQYIASFLGVSPETLSRIKKRVFTKKDS; encoded by the coding sequence ATGACAGAAAGTTTAGTAGAATATATAGCACACTATACCTCTTTGAATGACAGCGAAGTGGCTGTTCTTACTCATTTAGTCAAAAAGCAACACTTCGAAAAGAATGAAATTATTTTTATGGAAGGCAAAGTTTCTAATGAAATCTATTTTGTAACAAAAGGTTGTGTACGCTTGTTTTACAATGTAGAGGGGAGAGATCGAACTGCCTTTTTCTATACCGAAGGACAGTTCATTTGTGCCGGTGAGAGCTTCACCTTCCATGTTCCCGCAAAAGAGAGCTATCAAGCAATAGAAGGAACTGAGCTCTATGTCTTTAGCAAATCGAGTATTGATGAATTATTAGATATTTCTTCTAAATTTGAATTAATTGCCCGGATTGCAGTGGAGAATGAACTGATTGTTTGCCAGAATATAATCGCTTCCTTTGTTACTAAGTCGGCCGAAGAAAGATATGTTGAACTACTGGAAACAAACGGCGAACTATTTCAACGGGTGCCACAACAATATATTGCCTCTTTTTTAGGCGTCTCGCCCGAAACTTTGAGCAGAATAAAGAAAAGGGTCTTTACCAAAAAGGATTCTTGA